The genomic interval ACAAGAGGTGCAACGTTTCCCACCCTCAGGTTCATTTTCTAAATGTTTTTGACGAACCATTTGTAAAAAGACATTTGGTTCATATTCGGCAGCAATAAATTGAACATTATTTCCTGTCCGTTCATTAAAATCTTTTACAAATTGTTCTTGAACCATTTTTCTTCTTGTATATTCAGTTGACGGATGAATATTTGAATTAGCAAAATAAATCGTCACATCGGCTGATTGCGTAAGGTATTCTAATGAATAAGTACTACAAGGGGCACAACAAGAATGAAGCAAAATTTTGGGACGAACAGAATCTCTTTCCCAACTTTCACGAACTTTTTGAAAAACACGATCATAATTTATTTTTTGATTAGGATTCATTTTTTCAATGATATTTAAACTATTTTCCATCATTATATCCTTAAATTCTCTCTATTTCTGTCAATTATTATATCACATTTTGAAATAAAAAATGACCTCTTTCAAGAGGTCACTATTGGTTATTATATCTGTTAAATCAAATTCTTGGAAATTTGAAAAATCTAAGAGATATTGGATAAGATAATTCTACCCATTTTCGAGTTCGCTTTCAATACCATTTATTGGTAACTTTTGTTAATCACAAAAATATCTACTCACTAAAAGAACTATTTTTTCTTTTTCTCGCTAAACTTTTTTCCAATTTTTTATTTTTACTTTTTATAAAAGCCGTAAAAGTTAAACTTGAAACCCCTGTTATTAACCAAGTTTCCCAACCATCTTTAGCATTAAATCTAGCAAATATTGAAATTTCTTTAACTATTTCTTTCCAGAATTCCGTCACTACTTCTTCCACTTCCATGTGTGAATTTGAATAAAAATGAGCACCAATTATTAATAAAAACAAAATACCCCAACCAATTATATAAGACCAATTCTTTTTCATCAAAACAATCGGACGTTGATATTTATCCTCTTTTCCCTCATCTTTAAATTCAACTTTTGAAGCTTGCAGCCATCCCACCAAAAATGATAAAAAGAGTAATATAATAGCCACCATTATATTTTCTTCACCCCAAGTCATCGTGATAAAAAACATCAGCGTTGAATACAAAGGCAAAATAATTAATTCAAGCCTGCTAACTTTTTCAAATTCGAACGAATGTTTTGATAACCTAAAAGTCAAATAAAATAATAGGATATAAGATCCAATTTTTAACATAAATACTCCTTCTGCATTCTATATTATATTATAAAATTCAAAATGATTCTCAAACTTTTGAATGATTTTCATAAAAAAATGACCTTAAACAAATTCCTGATAAGATCAAAAATTGTTTAGATCATTTTAAAAACTGTCATTTATTGAACCATGGAAGTATCCATATAAACTTTAGATATAATTCTGTAACCAGTCTCACAATTTACCTCTTTAATCTCTAAATTACCATCAGAATTAATTCTAAATTCGTTAATTAATGTTTTGTTAGCATTATCGGCACCCCCATTAGCGGAAGGTGTATAATCGATTTTAAAAGCCTTCACATTTGCGATACTACCATCAGTAACCGTTTCTAAATCATAAACCACATCAATCCCAGGTTTCAACCCCTTTTGTTCAAATAAAACATCTTGAACAGCTACTACCCACATATTTATTTGATTCGTTGTTAATTGATTCTGTTTAATTTCTGGAAAACTTTGTGATACAACTTTCATTCCCGGATAATGTTCAAAGTCAATCGCTTCAAGTTCTCCTGAGCTATTAACTTTATAAGAGTTAACGGAATCAATTCGTGTCGCAGTGTAATCTATTTTTGCTTGATACAAATTATTATCACTTTTAGAAACAGTAATTCGAAGAGGATGAGTATCTTGCATTTGATTGCTCTGCGTGATTGCTACCCATTGCTCAAATTGATTTTCAGTTAAATTCTTTGTGTCCACACTCAACTGACTTTGAGTTGTTTCTTCTTGACTGCTACTTGATGATTGGCTGCTTGAACTTTTCTGACTTTCTTTTATTTCACTAGTTTTTGAAGTCATTTCCTTTTTTGAGCTACTTTTTAAACTAGAAGTATTTGTCTTTACTCCACCAGTTTCATTATGTTTTACTAATGCAAAGCTTACTCCACCAATAAGTAAAACTGCCACCGCTCCAATAGCAGCAAATTGCCTTTTTGTTAACTTTTTCATCTGATACTCCTCCTAAAATCATTCTAGCTTAAATTAATCTAAATATCTATTATTTAGATATATTTCTTTGTATTCTTTTCATAATCTAAAACAGAATCTGCTCCATTTAGCCAAACTTATGAATTCAATCAAGGAAAATTATCTTTAATTTTAATAATGAAGCAAATAAAATTAATGACATTCGTATAATTGACACTAATAGCACATCTCGTTTATAGCCAAATTAGATCCAAATAACTTTACAGAATCATCTGTACTCACCTATTTTAAAGCTTTCTTTGGTGCAGACGCAGAAAACTATAGTTTCCTTCCTGATAAAGATGGAGATACTTGCATAATTAGTGTAATTTCCAATAAAATACTTGCAAGTGGTGGAAGTGGAACAGTGGGATTTTATCAAGTTTTGCCAGATGGGTCTTTCTATCTAGTCACTCGTGATTCAACTAACAACACCTATATAAGATATTAATAAAAAGCTAATAAGCTCTTTCTATAACAGAGTTTATTAGCTTTTTTTGCTATAATTATAAGTATGAATAAAAGCAGAATAGAGGCGCTTACTGACGGAATATTTGCCGTAGTAATGACCCTAACAGTTTTAGAATTTAAAGTCCCAGAAGACGGAAATCTTTTTTCACCCAATGTATTACTTATGCTCCTTATTTATGTCACTACTTTTGTTGCTCTTGCTTCCATTTGGAACTCACTGCACCATGTAATGACATTTATCAAATCAAATAAAATTGATGAGTTAATTCTCTGGTCTAATCATTGGATTCTACTTATTGTTTGTCTCTTCCCCTTTTCAACTGTTGCACACGCAGAACATCCAAACTCTTTGACTGCAAGTTTAGCCTATGTTTCAACCTATTTAATTCCTTGGATTAGTTTGATTGTTTTCAGTCAAATAATTTATAAACAATACAATGGGAGTGCTACTCTTCGAAAGAGAAATCTGGAAAGAATTAAAATCTTTCTAGTCTTTTTACTACCTGGAGCTCTGATATCACTTGTTTGGTTGTACGCTCTGCCAATAGTGACTATTTTAATGGCAATAAATTGGGGAAGACATAGCAATTTTGATTAAGCGTCTAAACAACGCTTTTTTTATTACCGTTTTGCGATTTATAGATTTCTTGACTCCAAACAATTTATTTCTGAAATATAAATGAGTATTTCCTCAAAACTGACCTTACATAAACGTAAGTTATGCCTTCTATTTTCCATATTAAAATAGATAAGTAAAATATATTTTTGTGAGGTACTTTTTTGAAACAACGTTTTGGTTTATCTGGCTATCAACTTAAAATAATAGCAATCATCTTCATGCTACTTGACCATATTTACCTAGAAGTTCTTCTAGGACTTCCTGGGATACCCGATTTTTCTATCTTAGATATGGCATCCCGATTTGTCTCTCCTCTCTTCTTTTTTCTAATGATTGAAGGGTTCTTTTATACCCGAAGTCGAAAAAAATATCTAACACGCCTTCTAGTTGCTGGAGCAGTCATGGCTCTCGGAAATTTAGTCATACATTATCTCATGAATGTCTCCATAAGTTTTTTTACTATCCTTAATCCAAATATCTTTCTGAGTTTAGCCTGTGGTTTTGGTGCTGTATGGCTCCTTGATACTATTATAGAAAAGAAGAAAATATTGCTGATTTTTCCGCTCATTTTCGTTTCAGCTCTTTCAATATTTACAGAAGCAAGTTTAGTTGCTCTAATCCTTCCATATTTAATGTACGCATCACGTAAAAGTGGAAAAGATTGGATTCTTTATATTGGTACACTACTTTTATCAATCTTATTTCTTCTACAGGCCTTTTCTTTTGACACTTCCATGTCGCTTTGGCAAAGTATTTCTCTTAACCCAGAATTCCTAATCATCACCGTTCTTCCTTTTATTTACCTATACAATGGCAAAAAGGGTGGTCGCTCTTCAACCTTTGAAAAATATTTTTTCTATGGTTTTTATCCAATACATATCTGGATTTTATTTATTATTGGTCACTTACTAAACCACTAAATAAATTTGAAATAAAAAAACGCTAATCGCAGCGTTTTTTTATCCTTAAAGAAGTTAATTTTAGGTTCAAAGCGATAGCAAAAGAACTATTAAAGTTACAAGTGCCGGTAAAGCTTGAACAAATAATATTTTTTTCGTCACTGTCAAAGCACCATAGATTCCAACTAAGATGACAAAAAGCATCGCAATAATAAAAACGGAAGTAGCTGCATTCATTATGGCTAGTACTATAATCATCAAACCAAAACCAAGGTTATAAATCCCTTGGTTGGAGAGCGCAACCTGTAATGTCTTATTTTTTAATTCAGATTCATCAAAACCAAAAGCGTCAGCTTGTAACTTTGTTCCTCCAAACATCTCAATAAATCCAAACAATAAATGCTCTATTCCTACAATAATTATTAAAATAAGTGATATCATAAATTTCTCCTCAACTAGATTATATCAGTATAAATTAGATATAAAAAATAAAAAGAACTATCACTAATGATAGGTCTTTTTATTATAAACTGATTCTTATCCTTGAACGATAGTTACACCACAAGGTGCATGATTGACAACATAATTCGTCGTAGATCCTGCAAGTAATCTATCAAACGCTCCTGCTCCTGTTGCCCCCATGACAATTAAATCAATATCGTTTTCCTTAGCATATTGAACAATTTCTCGTTTTGGAGAACCCGATAAAATTTGCGTTTTGAATTTAGATTCTGCTGGAATAATAGAGCCTACTTTGAGTAAAATATCATTTGCCAACTTATCCAATCCTGGAGTCTCAACAATACCATAGTTAGCAATGCCATAATATCGCACTAAATCTTTAACGGTCAATACAATTAACTCCGCTTCAGACCATTGCGCTAACATCACTCCTTCTCGAACCGCATTATAAGCTTGGTCAGAACCATCGACAGGAACTAATATTTTTTTATACTGTTTCGCCATAATAATACCTCCACCTATTCTTATAATTTTATTATAATACTATCACTAACAAAATGAAAGCGATAAACATTATATAATAAATGAAAATAAAAAGCTGACCGAAATCAGTTAAAACTTATTTATTTTTTATATGCTTTAAGTTCTTCTTCTTTAAAATACAATTGTTGACTTCCGTTAAACCTAACTAAGATTCCTGCTTTGTTTTCAGCGATTACTGTACCGATAATTCCTTTATATCTTGTTTCTGGTAAATTTACTAATTGTCCGATTTTATACTTCATTTTTACTCCTTTTTAATAGATAAAATAAATCATTTTTCAATCATTTTAACTTTTTCTTTTATTAAATCTCTTGTTTTTCTAAACTCAGCCAAAATTTCTGTTTCTGTCCCTGTCGCACAAGCAGGGTCTTGTAAGTCCCAGTGTTCGTGATTAACTCCTTTAGGAATCATCGGATATTTATCAAGAGCATCTCCACATAAAGTAATTATCAAATCACATTCATTAAAATAATCTAAATCAATTAGCTCAGATTTCTGAGAAGAAATATCTATTCCCTCTTCTGCCATTACTTTAACTGCACGGGGATTTAAACCATGCGTTTCTATCCCTGCGGACCGAACCTCCCACCCTTCCAAATTTTTATGCCCATAACCTTCGGCAATTTGAGAACGACAAGAGTTACCTGTACAAAGAAAATATACTTTTTTCATAATAATACTCCACTTATTTTTATTAACATATTATATAATAATTTATATTTTTTCTCTTAGTTGACAGTTGACTATTCCACCTTTCAACGATGAGAAGGCGAGGGGCGATAATAACATGAAAAACCCACCATTGGCGGGCCATTTAAAGAAATCTTCATATAGGAAGATGATGGATAAGATAACCAATATACATTGGCTGTCTAAGGAGGATGTGGGATTCGAACCCACGCACGCTTTTACACGCCTGACGGTTTTCAAGACCGTTCCCTTCAGCCAGGCTTGGGTAATCCTCCATTGATTAATAAAGTATATCGTTTTTATCTATTGTTACAAAAACAAACCAAGTAGGCACCCAATACAATACAAAGAAATTTTATCTGTACATAAAAATCTTTTGACTTCCTATTTTCAATCGGTAAACCTTTAGCTAATATTCTGCAGCTGGCGAAAATTTACGGCTAAAGAAGCTCAATATGCAGTAAATAATTTTCCAGCATAAAATAGCTACTTCTAAATTTTGTGATTAAAGATATATTTAATTCAAAAAAAATAAAACTCCTTATTGTAATGAGGAGTTTTTAATATATTTATCTAATACTCTGTAAATTTTTACTATCAAATTCTTAGGCTCCTCTTCTATCATATCAGCTTTTCCCATGAACCAGTTTTTACTAATCGAGATAATTTTTTATTTTAAGTTTATCATTCGTTCACTGTGGAACCCTAATATCAAATTATGAGCGTAAGGAATGCTATTATTAGTTAATAATAGGTAATAATATTAGTGCTAAAATATTTTTTAGTTTAATAAAGCTAGTCGAGTTAGTTTTATTGTTACTCATTTACTGGCCTCTCATTCTTAGTAAATTTAAGTTTTTTTGTTAGCTTTTGTTAACGACAAAATATTTTATCTAGTGTTATAATAATCATGGCCAAAGAAAACTATTTTATTGACTATATTTGCTATTTACACATTATCTTTTTATAATCAGAATCCGGCCAATTTTGAAATAATTTCTTCTACTATTTTGTTGTCTAGTAGAGGTTTTTTATTTTCTTCATCAATATATTGTGAACTAAATTTATATTTTGATGACTAGTATTTGAATTTCCCTATCCTTCTTATAATTCCAATTATTTTGTAATTACAATGCTTAAAAAATCTCAATCAATAAATTAGAAATAGTGTCTAAGAAGATGTATCATATCATACTAATTTTATAAAACTTATTATTCGTTTAAGCTAAAATTGATAGAATTATAATGTACCATTCTAAAATATAGAAATCATGATTTATTTTTAACTTAAAAGATCTGGTACACATCAATTCCACTAGTTTTTAAAATTCTAGCGGTTTTTTTATAAAAAAGCGTCTAAAGTGATAGGCGACTGGAATAAATTCATTACACACTTCTTTTCTTAATGAATAATAAAAAGACGTCTAATTAATTTAAACGTCTTGCTACACACTGAAATATCTTATAGAATAAATTACTTTATAAGACAGAAATTGGTGTATAGATAATTCAATTATATGAAGTTGTATAGATATTTTCAAGTAAAATGGTCGATTATAAAAATAAAAATGGCAGCAGATGACTGACATTATATTCAGAATTTTAATTTTATTTAGATTAAATCAAACTTTGTAGGTATAATTTTATCTGTTCATTATTACTTATTTATTGTTGTTTTAATATGAATTAGTGTATTTCATAGGTAACACGGAATAAACTGCACAGAAATATTGGTGAAGTACAGCAGCTATATTTGATTATAGCAAGTATAAGCCCAATTATTCTCGTACTTTTTGTTTACACGATGATATCTAATAAATCGCTAGATAACTTAACTTGCACAATCATTTGAATATTAGTTATTGCTTTCGCCACATTGTTATAAAAAAAATAAAATAAAACCCTGACCAAAGTCAGGGTTATTTTTAATAATTTTTTTATTTAGTATAAGCGTTAAATGCTATTCCTTCATTTTTCCAGCCGGCTTTTATCAAAGAATCTCTTTCAAAAGAGCTCATTGTAAAGTGATGCGAACCTACTTTTGCATTTGGATTATAAAGACGATAAACAGGGACTCCAGTATTCGCTTTAGCAACTGGGAATCTAAATGCTGTTCCATCATTATTCCACCCAATAGAAACAAGGCTAGCAGCTTCAAAATCACTTGTTGTATAATGGTGGCCACCTGCATTCGGGTTATATAAACGTTGCACAACTGGATATCCTGAGTATGGAGGTTCAGTTAATGGGATATAAAATGCGACTCCTTCAGATTTCCATCCCGCTTTTTCTAAAGTTAGAATCTCCCAACCAGCAGGTGTAAGTAAATGTTCACCTGAATTTGGATTATAAACTCTATATAATCTTTCGTGAAGTGGATCTGTATCTGCAGAAACTTGGTGTGCATTAATAACCCCTCCCATTATAAATGCCATTGCTGCTAAAATTACTAAACCTATTTTTTTCATAATATCCTCCTAGACATCACATTTATATATATAAATAAAACAAGAATCCTCAAAAATATTGTGAGTCCTTTAA from Lactococcus lactis carries:
- the arsC gene encoding arsenate reductase (thioredoxin) gives rise to the protein MKKVYFLCTGNSCRSQIAEGYGHKNLEGWEVRSAGIETHGLNPRAVKVMAEEGIDISSQKSELIDLDYFNECDLIITLCGDALDKYPMIPKGVNHEHWDLQDPACATGTETEILAEFRKTRDLIKEKVKMIEK
- a CDS encoding TMEM175 family protein, whose translation is MNKSRIEALTDGIFAVVMTLTVLEFKVPEDGNLFSPNVLLMLLIYVTTFVALASIWNSLHHVMTFIKSNKIDELILWSNHWILLIVCLFPFSTVAHAEHPNSLTASLAYVSTYLIPWISLIVFSQIIYKQYNGSATLRKRNLERIKIFLVFLLPGALISLVWLYALPIVTILMAINWGRHSNFD
- a CDS encoding universal stress protein produces the protein MAKQYKKILVPVDGSDQAYNAVREGVMLAQWSEAELIVLTVKDLVRYYGIANYGIVETPGLDKLANDILLKVGSIIPAESKFKTQILSGSPKREIVQYAKENDIDLIVMGATGAGAFDRLLAGSTTNYVVNHAPCGVTIVQG
- a CDS encoding DUF1304 domain-containing protein; the protein is MISLILIIIVGIEHLLFGFIEMFGGTKLQADAFGFDESELKNKTLQVALSNQGIYNLGFGLMIIVLAIMNAATSVFIIAMLFVILVGIYGALTVTKKILFVQALPALVTLIVLLLSL
- a CDS encoding TraX family protein: MKQRFGLSGYQLKIIAIIFMLLDHIYLEVLLGLPGIPDFSILDMASRFVSPLFFFLMIEGFFYTRSRKKYLTRLLVAGAVMALGNLVIHYLMNVSISFFTILNPNIFLSLACGFGAVWLLDTIIEKKKILLIFPLIFVSALSIFTEASLVALILPYLMYASRKSGKDWILYIGTLLLSILFLLQAFSFDTSMSLWQSISLNPEFLIITVLPFIYLYNGKKGGRSSTFEKYFFYGFYPIHIWILFIIGHLLNH
- a CDS encoding epoxyqueuosine reductase QueH, producing the protein MENSLNIIEKMNPNQKINYDRVFQKVRESWERDSVRPKILLHSCCAPCSTYSLEYLTQSADVTIYFANSNIHPSTEYTRRKMVQEQFVKDFNERTGNNVQFIAAEYEPNVFLQMVRQKHLENEPEGGKRCTSCFEMRLDIVAEKALELGFDYFGSALTLSPKKNSQLINEIGLDIQKIYDVNYLPSDFKKNNGYKRSVEMCKEYDVYRQCYCGCIFAAKAQGIDLKEQNREAIKFIRNQS